The genome window CTGTGCCGGTTCGATTCCGGCCGCCCGCACCATAAAATGCTTAGGCAACCGTTTGTCTTTCGCCGCGCGCGTCCCTGCAGTCGCGGGGCGTCGCTGGTCTGCAACTTGCTATTGCCTGTGAATGTTGTTTCTTGAAGGCGATCACGATGGCGTTCACCGCGATCTGTAACACCGGGGCCGTGAGCGAAGGCGGCATGGGCCTCTTTCATGCCGGCAAAAAGAGCGTGCTTCTGGTCTGGCCGACCGGCGGCGAACTCAAGGCCTATCGCGGGCGCTGTCCGCATGCGGACATGCCGTTGAGCGAGGCGACCTTCAACGGGCGGACCGTCACCTGTCCGCACCACCAATGGGGGTTCGACAGCACGAGCGGCAAATGCGTGACGCATCTCGTCCGCAATGCGCTCCACCCCTATGCGCTTCGCGTGGAGGGCGACGAGATTCAGGTCGATGTCGGACCGGTCAAGCCGGCGCGCACGCCGGCGTAAACTTAACTTGCACGCACAAGCTCTCGATGGCGCTTCTGTGTCGATTGCTACAGGAGCGCATCGAGATCATATCCGCGGCCAGCGAGCGGGCGCAGCTTTGCGCCCTGCCGTCGTGGGATTTACGCAGCCTTCTTTTGCAGCTCGGCGATATAAGCCGACGCTTTTTCAACGAGCGCGTTGATCCGCTTCTGCACGATCGGCAAATAGTCCTTCGCCTTGAGAAGCGCCGGCCGCAGCTCGCCGACAGCCTTTGTCGTCAGCGGATGCGTCTTCAGCTTCGTCCACTCGGCGCGCAGGTCAAGATTCGCCAGCCAGGCGAGCGTCTTCTCGGTCAGCGGATGCGCCTTCACCGCCTCGACCTTGGCTTGAAGATCGATCGTCGAGAGATAGGCCAGCGCCGCCTTTGAACTTTCCTCGGCATGCTTGCGCGCGACGGGGAGAAGTTCGATGAATTTCACCGCGCCGCGCGTCGTCTCGCGCAGGGCCATCTCCGTCAGAACATTGGCCTTCAGCAGGGCGTAAAGCCTCGCGTTCAGCTTGCGCAGCTCGCCTTCGAGCCGCAGGATCGTATACTCCTGCTGCCTGAGCTGGTTCATGGTTCCCTCATGCAGCGAATTGACGCGCTGC of Methylocystis sp. SC2 contains these proteins:
- a CDS encoding Rieske 2Fe-2S domain-containing protein; this translates as MAFTAICNTGAVSEGGMGLFHAGKKSVLLVWPTGGELKAYRGRCPHADMPLSEATFNGRTVTCPHHQWGFDSTSGKCVTHLVRNALHPYALRVEGDEIQVDVGPVKPARTPA